In Chryseobacterium camelliae, one DNA window encodes the following:
- a CDS encoding SusD/RagB family nutrient-binding outer membrane lipoprotein has product MKNSIKISLVSLCIGLGVSSCQSDLTSLNDDPKHPSILPSENLLATALYQSSYYMDNPSVNFNNYRFFTQQMSETQYPDETQYNLVTRNQPRNHFNRMYVYSLNNIKQAKTNLKSEVEADENVRNNKLATLEIEEIFIWENLVDTYGDIPYYDTFKPDENLTPKYDDAKTIYLDLIKRIDLAVAQIKSGVNGYAPVSGNYSGDLVYSGNMTKWKKFANSIKLRLGMNLADVDPSLSKTTVEAAVAAGVISSDAEAYKFNYDGNTFSNPVFDNLVASGRNDFLPSALTINTMTSLSDPRLDVWFTKVSGVYKGGVFGEINDPYTGFSQLGSYFRSATAPSNLLSYAEVAFLKAEAAARGYSVGDTAQNLYNAAVTESMRENGVSAANTTVYLATNPYNAANWKQSIGVQAWIAMFNKGFASWNFTRRLDYPVLVNPPKSNLSSVPYRMPYSDQEYVLNGDNVKAAGDKIGGDKATTKLFWDKF; this is encoded by the coding sequence ATGAAAAATAGTATAAAAATAAGTTTAGTTTCTTTGTGTATTGGATTAGGAGTAAGCTCATGCCAAAGCGATTTAACCTCGCTTAATGATGATCCTAAGCATCCATCGATTCTGCCATCAGAAAATTTGTTGGCCACCGCCTTATACCAATCTTCCTATTATATGGATAATCCAAGTGTGAATTTTAACAATTACAGGTTCTTCACACAACAAATGTCCGAAACTCAGTATCCGGATGAAACTCAATATAATTTAGTGACCCGTAACCAGCCGCGTAATCATTTCAACAGGATGTATGTATACAGTCTCAATAATATTAAGCAGGCAAAAACTAATTTGAAAAGTGAGGTAGAAGCAGACGAAAACGTGCGCAACAATAAACTGGCAACTCTAGAAATTGAAGAAATTTTTATCTGGGAGAATCTGGTGGATACTTATGGCGATATTCCTTATTATGATACATTTAAGCCTGACGAAAATTTGACGCCAAAATACGATGATGCCAAAACTATTTACCTTGACTTAATCAAGAGAATCGATCTTGCTGTTGCGCAGATAAAATCAGGAGTGAACGGCTATGCGCCGGTTTCCGGAAATTATTCTGGAGATCTGGTATATTCCGGAAATATGACTAAATGGAAAAAATTTGCTAATTCTATTAAGCTAAGGCTAGGAATGAATTTGGCAGATGTTGATCCTTCATTATCAAAAACTACTGTAGAAGCTGCTGTAGCCGCCGGAGTTATTTCTTCCGATGCTGAGGCATACAAATTTAATTATGACGGCAATACATTTTCAAACCCTGTTTTTGATAATTTAGTGGCATCCGGCAGAAATGACTTTTTACCAAGTGCCCTAACGATCAATACGATGACTTCTCTTTCAGATCCGAGGCTGGATGTTTGGTTTACTAAAGTATCAGGTGTTTATAAAGGAGGTGTTTTTGGGGAAATAAACGATCCGTATACTGGTTTTTCGCAATTGGGTTCTTATTTTAGAAGTGCTACAGCACCATCGAATCTACTGAGCTATGCAGAAGTAGCATTCTTAAAAGCTGAAGCTGCTGCAAGGGGATATTCTGTAGGAGATACAGCGCAGAACCTTTATAATGCAGCGGTAACTGAATCTATGAGAGAAAATGGAGTAAGTGCTGCTAATACCACAGTATATTTAGCCACAAATCCTTACAACGCTGCAAACTGGAAACAGTCTATCGGAGTACAGGCTTGGATTGCAATGTTCAATAAAGGATTTGCAAGCTGGAATTTTACACGACGTCTTGATTATCCTGTTCTGGTGAATCCTCCAAAATCCAATTTATCTTCTGTTCCTTATAGAATGCCATATTCGGATCAGGAATATGTACTGAATGGGGATAATGTAAAAGCTGCCGGAGATAAGATAGGTGGTGATAAAGCCACTACCAAATTATTTTGGGATAAGTTTTAA
- a CDS encoding SusC/RagA family TonB-linked outer membrane protein gives MKKLTVGVLLLVMSSSLAVAKAQQKKDTVKTKEIEGVVITALGIKREKKSLGYASQEIKGSVLSDGTTNTGNIASQLSGKVAGLTVTTNNNFGGSSNLLIRGIKTLGGGNPLIVIDGSPVNNTYTQEKSIDYGNALSDINQEDIESINVLKGAAASALYGERGLNGVIVITTKNGKGKDDGSWGVTLSSSMQIGFIDKSTFPEYQTRYGAGYSQKFGTQAADGLNNANFGADASWGPKFDPNLMVYQWDSFDPTSPNYNKATPWVAPKNGPIKFFDNPSTFSNSVTLEKGQKGKNISFTYENMMSDGLMPNSHLNKNNFSLKINYDLTPKLHTSFYSTMTLQDTKGRSITGYSNNIATGFRQWWQTNVDIKELERAYFANVGADAASAANNYGNVVWNRKSATNGLPAYWNNSYFQAYQNYTSDNRFRNFTYAQATYDIINNISVTGKVSYDRSNLLAESRLAVGSLPQAFGQSNNAVTSGYARRDVLRTETNYDLMVNYKFDITDDINISGVVGGNIRRNYFNSVYASTEGGLVIAGIYALSNTKKAPLASDENQFTTQTNSGYVTASFDFFKKFYIDGTWRVDQSSTLPAGNNVYNYPSVTGSVIMSEILNTKSWMNFWKLRANYAEVGGTADPYQLANNYRSAGILSTIGIYNSILNQPNPNLKPQRSKEFEIGTEAHFLKDRVTIDFAYYKTKTIDQIIPLPVSSGTGFTAKVINAGRIDNTGYEVQLGLVPLKSKDFSWNIDVNWSKNENKVVDLYPGITNLLLNTFQGGVSLNARVGEAWGTLVGADYTYLNGEKVINPKTGKYLQNPNQIIGNTTPDWIGGIRNSLSYKAFSLSFLIDIRKGGDIFSTDMYYGLSSGLYKETAIGDYRDNNVVLPGVLPDGTPNNIALSQFDNGSSMGYKTQPSREFVYDGSFVKLREASIGYTLPKSLLAGTKIYDAKISLVGRNLWIIHKNLPYADPEAVVGGGLNSYGWSIGSMPTTRDLGVNVTFKF, from the coding sequence ATGAAGAAACTCACAGTTGGAGTTCTATTACTCGTTATGTCTTCATCCCTAGCTGTTGCTAAGGCTCAGCAGAAGAAAGACACAGTAAAGACAAAAGAGATCGAAGGAGTAGTAATTACTGCATTAGGCATCAAAAGAGAAAAAAAATCTTTGGGATATGCCTCACAGGAAATTAAGGGAAGCGTACTTTCGGACGGTACTACGAATACCGGAAATATTGCTTCTCAATTATCAGGAAAGGTAGCAGGCCTCACTGTTACAACAAACAATAACTTTGGAGGATCCTCTAATTTATTAATTAGGGGAATAAAAACATTAGGAGGAGGAAATCCTTTAATTGTTATTGATGGTTCACCCGTTAACAATACTTATACCCAGGAGAAAAGTATCGATTATGGAAACGCTCTGTCTGATATTAATCAGGAAGATATAGAATCTATAAACGTTTTAAAAGGAGCTGCTGCATCAGCTTTGTATGGAGAAAGAGGATTAAACGGTGTTATTGTCATCACAACAAAGAACGGAAAGGGAAAAGATGATGGATCCTGGGGGGTAACGCTATCTTCCTCTATGCAAATCGGATTTATAGATAAATCCACTTTTCCGGAATACCAGACCAGATACGGAGCAGGTTATTCTCAAAAATTCGGAACACAAGCTGCTGATGGACTGAATAATGCCAACTTTGGAGCAGATGCCTCCTGGGGCCCAAAATTTGATCCGAATTTAATGGTATATCAATGGGATTCGTTTGATCCTACCTCTCCCAACTATAATAAAGCTACTCCCTGGGTAGCACCTAAAAATGGACCTATAAAGTTTTTTGATAATCCATCTACATTCAGTAATAGTGTTACCCTGGAAAAAGGGCAGAAGGGTAAGAATATCAGCTTTACCTATGAAAACATGATGTCGGACGGCTTGATGCCTAATTCACATCTTAATAAAAATAATTTCTCCTTAAAAATTAATTATGATCTGACCCCAAAACTTCATACCTCTTTTTATTCTACAATGACTCTACAGGATACAAAAGGGCGTAGTATTACAGGATATTCCAATAATATAGCCACAGGTTTCAGACAATGGTGGCAAACGAATGTTGATATAAAAGAACTGGAAAGAGCATATTTTGCTAATGTAGGGGCAGATGCTGCGAGTGCTGCAAATAATTATGGTAATGTAGTTTGGAACAGGAAATCTGCAACTAACGGATTGCCCGCATATTGGAACAATTCTTATTTTCAGGCTTACCAAAATTATACTTCAGACAACAGGTTTAGAAATTTTACCTATGCGCAAGCAACGTATGACATAATTAATAATATTTCAGTTACAGGTAAAGTTTCTTATGACAGATCTAACCTGTTGGCGGAAAGCAGACTGGCTGTAGGTTCTCTACCGCAGGCTTTTGGGCAGTCTAATAATGCTGTTACTTCAGGATATGCCAGACGTGATGTATTGAGGACGGAAACCAATTATGATTTAATGGTAAACTATAAGTTTGACATTACTGATGATATTAATATTTCCGGAGTCGTGGGTGGAAATATCCGTAGAAATTATTTTAATTCTGTCTATGCTTCCACAGAAGGAGGCTTGGTAATTGCCGGAATTTATGCATTGTCGAATACTAAAAAAGCACCGTTGGCCTCCGATGAAAACCAATTTACGACTCAGACAAATTCAGGGTACGTTACCGCTTCGTTCGATTTCTTTAAAAAATTCTATATAGACGGAACATGGAGAGTTGACCAAAGTTCTACATTGCCTGCCGGAAATAATGTATATAATTATCCTTCTGTAACGGGATCAGTAATCATGTCTGAAATCTTAAATACTAAAAGCTGGATGAATTTCTGGAAACTAAGAGCGAATTATGCAGAAGTTGGGGGAACGGCAGATCCTTACCAGCTAGCCAATAATTACAGATCTGCAGGAATTTTATCGACAATAGGAATATACAATTCAATTCTAAATCAGCCTAATCCTAATTTAAAGCCTCAGAGATCCAAGGAATTTGAAATAGGAACTGAAGCTCATTTTTTGAAAGACAGGGTTACAATTGACTTTGCTTATTATAAAACAAAGACAATAGATCAGATTATTCCTCTTCCGGTTTCTTCAGGAACAGGATTTACTGCAAAAGTGATTAATGCAGGTAGAATTGATAATACCGGTTATGAGGTACAGTTAGGTTTAGTACCACTAAAATCAAAAGATTTCTCTTGGAATATTGATGTCAACTGGTCTAAAAATGAAAATAAAGTAGTTGATCTGTATCCGGGAATTACCAACCTGTTACTGAATACTTTTCAGGGAGGCGTTTCTTTAAACGCAAGAGTAGGAGAAGCTTGGGGAACATTGGTTGGGGCTGATTATACTTATCTCAATGGAGAAAAAGTAATTAATCCAAAAACAGGTAAATATTTACAGAACCCAAACCAGATTATCGGAAATACTACACCTGACTGGATCGGTGGTATTAGAAACAGTTTGAGCTATAAAGCCTTTTCTTTAAGTTTCTTAATTGACATACGTAAAGGAGGCGATATATTCTCTACGGATATGTATTATGGTTTATCCTCTGGTCTGTACAAAGAAACAGCCATAGGAGATTACAGAGATAATAACGTTGTATTGCCGGGAGTTCTTCCTGATGGCACGCCTAATAATATTGCCTTATCCCAGTTTGATAACGGAAGCTCGATGGGGTATAAAACACAGCCTTCTCGTGAGTTTGTGTATGACGGTTCCTTTGTTAAACTTAGGGAAGCGAGCATCGGATATACCCTTCCTAAATCTTTACTTGCCGGAACTAAAATTTATGATGCCAAAATTTCACTTGTAGGACGAAATTTATGGATTATTCACAAAAACCTACCGTATGCAGATCCTGAAGCAGTAGTAGGTGGCGGACTGAATTCTTACGGGTGGTCTATCGGTTCAATGCCTACCACTAGAGATCTTGGCGTTAATGTAACATTTAAATTCTAA
- the thrA gene encoding bifunctional aspartate kinase/homoserine dehydrogenase I has product MKVLKFGGTSVANAENIVKVGHIIKEESIKNPVTVIVSALHGVTDQLIQAAESASRNDANYLSIVKELEEKHLKLVRELIPVLEQSSLLSFVKKQFNTIEDLCNGIYALEEFTGRIKDKITSYGEFLSSNIIAARLKSEGLDVIWMDAAGYVITNSNFTNAKVDFEATEKNLEDFFQKNQHRVVIAPGFVASDKKGNPTTLGRGGSDYTASIIAAAADAEELQIWTDVSGMMTADPRLVSAAKPIPQISYAEAMELSHFGAKVLYPPTLQPVMAKKISLRIKNTFDPEAAGTLVGNHLEKPDAEQQEFAVGISNMSRIALLTLEGSGMIGIPGISAKLFQCLSNESINVILITQSSSEHSITLAISEKDTANAQHAIHSSFEDDLRLGKVEPVIIETGLAIVALVGENMKSRSGVSAKMFGCLGNNGINIRAIAQGSSEKNISIVISEADIKKAVNVLHEEFFESAIKQVHLYLCGTGNVGKKLIGQIYAQNDYLKENLLMNLRIAGVCNSRKMLFSEKGISEHELSQLHENGQEASAGTFAAEIVSRNLRNSVLVDVTASSEVPEIYEELLKKSVNIVACNKIAASSSLEHYRQLKLTARNHSCRFFFETNVGAGLPVIGTINDLMRSGDKILSIQAVLSGTLNFVFNHYDGTRTFSETVAQAQAEGYTEPDPRLDLAGTDVARKILILAREAGYALEFDDIENESFLPEECMQGNVEDFYRTLSKYESHFKTLLDNAKNSGNILKYVAEFRDGKAKVGLHHIAPESDLFHLYGKDNIVIFKTLRYSDQPLVIKGAGAGAEVTASGVFADIVRSV; this is encoded by the coding sequence ATGAAAGTTTTAAAATTTGGCGGAACTTCAGTCGCCAATGCTGAAAATATCGTAAAGGTTGGGCATATCATAAAGGAAGAATCCATTAAAAACCCGGTGACTGTTATTGTTTCAGCACTCCATGGAGTTACAGACCAACTCATCCAGGCAGCGGAATCAGCATCCAGGAATGACGCCAATTATCTGAGTATCGTCAAAGAACTTGAAGAAAAGCACCTGAAACTTGTTAGAGAACTGATCCCGGTCTTGGAACAGAGTTCGCTGCTTAGCTTTGTTAAAAAACAGTTCAACACCATTGAAGACCTCTGTAACGGAATTTACGCCTTAGAAGAATTTACCGGAAGGATTAAAGATAAAATCACCTCTTACGGTGAATTCCTTTCTTCTAATATTATTGCTGCACGGCTGAAATCGGAAGGACTGGATGTTATCTGGATGGATGCTGCCGGATATGTGATCACCAACAGCAATTTCACCAATGCCAAAGTGGATTTTGAAGCCACAGAAAAAAATCTGGAAGACTTCTTTCAGAAAAATCAGCATCGTGTGGTCATAGCTCCCGGATTTGTGGCCAGTGACAAAAAAGGCAATCCTACGACTTTAGGAAGAGGCGGTTCAGATTATACAGCCTCTATTATTGCTGCCGCCGCGGATGCTGAAGAACTTCAGATCTGGACAGACGTGAGCGGTATGATGACTGCTGATCCCAGGCTGGTTTCCGCGGCAAAACCAATTCCTCAGATTTCATATGCAGAAGCAATGGAACTTTCCCATTTTGGGGCAAAAGTCCTGTATCCGCCTACGCTCCAGCCGGTCATGGCAAAAAAAATCAGCCTCAGGATTAAAAACACTTTTGACCCGGAAGCAGCCGGGACGCTGGTTGGTAATCATTTGGAAAAACCAGACGCCGAACAGCAGGAGTTTGCCGTAGGCATTTCGAACATGAGCCGGATTGCATTATTAACTCTTGAAGGAAGCGGAATGATTGGTATTCCGGGAATTTCAGCCAAGCTGTTTCAATGCTTAAGCAATGAAAGCATCAATGTTATCCTCATTACCCAGAGTTCATCGGAACATTCCATCACCCTCGCCATCAGTGAAAAAGATACTGCCAATGCACAGCATGCGATCCATTCTTCATTTGAAGATGATCTTAGGCTAGGAAAAGTAGAACCGGTAATCATCGAAACCGGTCTTGCCATTGTTGCCCTCGTAGGAGAAAATATGAAAAGCAGAAGTGGTGTGAGTGCAAAAATGTTTGGTTGCCTGGGAAATAACGGAATCAATATCAGGGCTATTGCACAGGGCTCATCAGAGAAAAATATCAGCATCGTTATTTCGGAAGCGGACATTAAAAAAGCGGTGAACGTCCTTCACGAAGAATTTTTTGAATCTGCAATCAAGCAGGTGCACCTATACCTCTGCGGGACAGGGAATGTAGGAAAAAAACTCATCGGGCAAATCTATGCCCAAAATGATTACCTTAAGGAAAATCTACTTATGAACCTGAGGATTGCCGGGGTGTGCAACAGCCGCAAAATGCTCTTCTCGGAAAAAGGGATTTCAGAACATGAGCTATCCCAGTTGCATGAGAACGGACAAGAAGCTTCTGCCGGAACATTTGCCGCTGAAATTGTTTCCCGTAACCTGAGGAATTCTGTCCTGGTAGATGTTACAGCCAGTTCAGAAGTTCCGGAAATCTATGAAGAACTCCTGAAAAAAAGTGTGAATATTGTAGCGTGCAATAAAATTGCCGCATCCTCTTCGCTCGAGCATTACAGACAGTTGAAATTAACGGCAAGGAACCACAGCTGCAGGTTCTTTTTTGAAACCAATGTCGGGGCAGGTCTTCCTGTTATTGGCACTATCAATGACCTGATGAGGAGCGGGGACAAAATTCTTTCGATCCAGGCCGTGCTCAGCGGCACACTGAATTTTGTTTTCAATCATTATGATGGTACCAGAACATTCTCTGAGACGGTAGCCCAGGCTCAGGCAGAAGGCTATACAGAACCCGACCCGCGTCTGGATCTTGCAGGCACAGATGTAGCCCGGAAAATATTGATCCTGGCAAGAGAAGCGGGATATGCGCTTGAGTTTGACGATATTGAAAATGAAAGCTTCCTTCCGGAAGAATGCATGCAGGGCAATGTAGAAGATTTCTACAGGACATTATCCAAATATGAAAGTCATTTTAAAACTTTGCTCGACAATGCTAAAAACAGTGGAAACATTTTAAAATATGTAGCTGAATTCAGGGATGGAAAGGCTAAAGTGGGCTTACACCATATTGCGCCTGAAAGTGATCTTTTCCATTTGTATGGCAAGGATAATATCGTGATTTTTAAAACCCTAAGGTATTCTGATCAGCCATTGGTGATCAAAGGGGCCGGAGCAGGTGCAGAAGTAACGGCCAGTGGTGTTTTTGCAGATATTGTACGTTCCGTTTAA
- a CDS encoding homoserine kinase, which translates to MKKVTLKVPATIANLVCGFDILGMAINEPADDMEMRLLETPEIIIRHTDGFGLPEEPAENVAGVVLLKIMERLKLKHGFEVIIHKNIKPGSGLGSSAASAAGAALGAHLLLGNIFTREEMVYYAMFGEELASGARHADNIAPCIYGGITLVKSSEPVDIIPLNAPDLWVTAVHPQVEVKTSDAREILRKNILLKDAIQQWGNIAGLVAGIQNNDHALIGRSLNDVIIEPVRSILIPKFDHIKRESLEAGALGGGISGSGPSVFMFSEEEETSRTIAGIMKSAYDSTGIESLVYVSKVNPSGIRIVKD; encoded by the coding sequence ATGAAAAAAGTTACATTAAAAGTTCCGGCAACCATTGCCAACCTGGTATGCGGATTTGATATTTTGGGAATGGCCATTAATGAACCCGCAGATGATATGGAAATGAGATTGCTGGAAACTCCTGAAATCATCATCAGGCATACCGATGGATTCGGGTTGCCGGAAGAGCCGGCTGAAAATGTTGCAGGTGTTGTCCTGCTGAAAATTATGGAACGCCTGAAACTGAAGCATGGATTTGAGGTGATCATCCATAAAAACATCAAACCGGGAAGCGGGCTCGGCTCCAGCGCGGCAAGTGCCGCGGGAGCCGCCCTGGGAGCGCATCTTTTGCTGGGAAATATTTTCACCAGGGAAGAAATGGTCTATTACGCCATGTTTGGAGAAGAACTGGCTTCTGGAGCCCGTCACGCAGACAACATTGCACCTTGCATTTACGGAGGAATCACTTTGGTAAAATCTTCCGAACCGGTAGATATCATTCCGTTGAATGCACCCGACTTATGGGTAACTGCCGTCCATCCGCAGGTTGAAGTAAAGACTTCCGACGCCCGGGAGATTTTAAGGAAAAACATCCTTTTGAAGGATGCCATACAGCAATGGGGAAATATTGCCGGATTGGTAGCGGGGATTCAGAATAATGATCATGCACTGATCGGGCGGAGCCTTAATGACGTCATCATCGAGCCCGTAAGAAGCATCCTGATTCCAAAATTTGATCATATAAAGCGGGAAAGCTTAGAAGCTGGGGCCTTAGGCGGCGGTATTTCAGGTTCAGGGCCTTCTGTTTTCATGTTCTCAGAAGAAGAAGAAACTTCCCGTACCATCGCCGGAATCATGAAGTCCGCCTATGACAGTACAGGCATTGAAAGTCTTGTTTATGTTTCCAAAGTAAATCCATCCGGAATCCGGATAGTTAAAGATTAA